A single Streptomyces sannanensis DNA region contains:
- a CDS encoding YebC/PmpR family DNA-binding transcriptional regulator, translating into MSGHSKWATTKHKKAVIDAKRGKLFAKLIKNIEVAARTGGADPEGNPTLFDAIQKAKKQSVPNKNIDSAVKRGSGQEAGGADYETIMYEGYGPNGVAVLIECLTDNRNRAASDVRVAMTRNGGSMADPGSVSYLFNRKGVVVLPKGDLTEDDVLGAVLDAGAEEVNDLGENFEVISEATDLVAVRTALQEAGIDYESAEASFLPTMEVQLDEEGAKRIFKLIDALEDSDDVQNVFANFDISDEIMASVD; encoded by the coding sequence ATGTCCGGCCACTCTAAATGGGCTACGACGAAGCACAAGAAGGCCGTGATCGACGCCAAGCGTGGCAAGCTCTTCGCGAAGCTGATCAAGAACATCGAGGTCGCGGCCCGCACTGGCGGTGCCGACCCGGAAGGCAACCCGACGCTGTTCGACGCCATTCAGAAGGCGAAGAAGCAGTCGGTGCCGAACAAGAACATCGACTCCGCGGTCAAGCGCGGCTCCGGCCAGGAGGCCGGCGGCGCCGACTACGAGACCATCATGTACGAGGGTTACGGCCCGAACGGTGTCGCGGTGCTCATCGAGTGCCTCACCGACAACCGCAACCGTGCCGCCTCGGACGTGCGTGTCGCCATGACCCGCAACGGCGGCTCCATGGCCGACCCGGGCTCGGTGTCGTACCTGTTCAACCGCAAGGGTGTTGTCGTCCTGCCCAAGGGTGACCTGACCGAGGACGACGTCCTGGGTGCCGTCCTCGACGCGGGTGCCGAGGAAGTCAACGACCTCGGTGAGAACTTCGAGGTGATCAGCGAGGCCACCGACCTGGTCGCGGTGCGCACCGCGCTCCAGGAGGCGGGCATCGACTACGAGTCCGCGGAGGCCAGCTTCCTTCCCACGATGGAAGTGCAGCTCGACGAAGAGGGCGCGAAGAGGATCTTCAAGCTGATCGACGCGCTCGAGGACAGCGACGACGTGCAGAACGTCTTCGCGAACTTCGACATCAGCGACGAAATCATGGCGAGCGTCGACTGA
- the pdxS gene encoding pyridoxal 5'-phosphate synthase lyase subunit PdxS, with protein MSTSSTTPQSPEIGTARVKRGMAEQLKGGVIMDVVTPEQAKIAEDAGAVAVMALERVPADIRKDGGVARMSDPDMIEGIINAVSIPVMAKSRIGHFVEAQVLQSLGVDYIDESEVLTPADEVNHSDKWAFTTPFVCGATNLGEALRRIAEGAAMIRSKGEAGTGNVVEAVRHLRQIKNEIGHLRALDHNELYAAAKELRAPYELVKEVAELGKLPVVLFSAGGVATPADAALMRQLGAEGVFVGSGIFKSGDPAKRAAAIVKATTFYDDPKVIADASRNLGEAMVGINCDTLPEAERYAKRGW; from the coding sequence GTGTCCACGTCTTCCACCACCCCTCAGTCCCCCGAAATCGGCACCGCTCGCGTCAAGCGCGGCATGGCCGAGCAGCTCAAGGGCGGCGTGATCATGGACGTCGTCACGCCGGAGCAGGCGAAGATCGCTGAGGACGCGGGCGCCGTCGCGGTCATGGCCCTGGAACGCGTGCCGGCTGACATCCGCAAGGACGGCGGCGTGGCCCGTATGTCCGACCCGGACATGATCGAGGGCATCATCAACGCCGTCTCGATCCCGGTCATGGCCAAGTCGCGTATCGGCCACTTCGTCGAGGCCCAGGTCCTGCAGTCGCTCGGCGTCGACTACATCGACGAGTCCGAGGTGCTGACCCCGGCCGACGAGGTCAACCACTCCGACAAGTGGGCGTTCACCACGCCGTTCGTGTGCGGCGCCACCAACCTGGGCGAGGCCCTGCGCCGTATCGCCGAGGGTGCGGCCATGATCCGCTCGAAGGGTGAGGCCGGCACCGGCAACGTCGTCGAGGCCGTCCGCCACCTGCGCCAGATCAAGAACGAGATCGGCCACTTGCGTGCCCTGGACCACAACGAGCTGTACGCCGCCGCCAAGGAGCTGCGTGCCCCGTACGAGCTCGTCAAGGAGGTCGCCGAGCTCGGCAAGCTGCCGGTCGTGCTGTTCTCCGCCGGTGGTGTGGCCACCCCGGCCGACGCCGCCCTGATGCGTCAGCTGGGCGCCGAGGGTGTGTTCGTGGGCTCCGGCATCTTCAAGTCGGGCGACCCGGCCAAGCGTGCCGCCGCGATCGTGAAGGCCACCACCTTCTACGACGACCCGAAGGTCATCGCGGACGCGTCCCGCAACCTGGGCGAGGCCATGGTCGGCATCAACTGCGACACCCTCCCCGAGGCCGAGCGTTACGCGAAGCGTGGCTGGTAA
- the pdxT gene encoding pyridoxal 5'-phosphate synthase glutaminase subunit PdxT, translating to MSDTPVIGVLALQGDVREHLIALAAADAVARPVRRPEELAEVDGLVIPGGESTTISKLAILFGVMEPLRERVRAGMPVYGTCAGLIMLAEKILDPRSGQETVGGIDMIVRRNAFGRQNESFEAAVAVAGVEGGPVEGVFIRAPWVESVGAEVEVLAEHEGHIVAVRQGNALATSFHPELTGDHRMHGLFVDMVRAVR from the coding sequence ATGAGTGACACCCCAGTGATCGGCGTCCTGGCTCTCCAGGGCGACGTACGGGAGCACCTGATCGCCCTGGCCGCGGCTGACGCCGTGGCCAGGCCGGTCCGGCGCCCCGAGGAGCTCGCCGAGGTCGACGGTCTGGTCATACCCGGCGGCGAGTCCACCACCATCTCCAAGCTGGCCATCCTGTTCGGCGTGATGGAGCCGCTGCGCGAGCGCGTACGGGCCGGCATGCCGGTCTACGGCACCTGCGCCGGCCTGATCATGCTCGCCGAGAAGATCCTCGACCCGCGTTCGGGCCAGGAGACCGTCGGCGGCATCGACATGATCGTCCGTCGCAACGCCTTCGGTCGTCAGAACGAATCCTTCGAGGCCGCCGTCGCGGTCGCCGGTGTCGAGGGCGGCCCGGTCGAGGGCGTCTTCATCCGCGCCCCGTGGGTGGAGTCGGTCGGCGCCGAGGTCGAGGTGCTCGCCGAGCACGAGGGCCACATCGTCGCCGTACGGCAGGGCAATGCGCTCGCCACCTCGTTCCACCCCGAGCTGACCGGTGATCATCGGATGCACGGCCTTTTTGTGGACATGGTGCGCGCGGTCCGCTGA
- the yajC gene encoding preprotein translocase subunit YajC gives MNLVTLLPFIVLIGAMFLMTRSAKKKQQQAVQMRDQMQPGTGIRTIGGMYATVKEVHDDTVLLEVAPGVHAVYAKNAVGAVLEADEYNRIVHGDGDLKSDTPVVPDDASELTEAAEDVKIDLGKKDDADDVEAKDAKAEGDTEAK, from the coding sequence GTGAATCTCGTGACCCTCCTCCCCTTCATCGTGCTCATCGGGGCCATGTTCCTGATGACCCGGTCGGCCAAGAAGAAGCAGCAGCAGGCCGTGCAGATGCGTGACCAGATGCAGCCGGGCACCGGGATCCGGACCATCGGGGGCATGTACGCCACCGTCAAGGAGGTTCACGACGACACCGTGCTCCTCGAGGTCGCGCCCGGCGTTCACGCCGTGTACGCCAAGAACGCCGTCGGTGCCGTGCTCGAGGCCGACGAGTACAACCGCATCGTTCACGGTGACGGCGACCTCAAGAGCGACACCCCGGTCGTGCCGGACGACGCCTCTGAGCTGACCGAGGCCGCCGAAGATGTCAAGATCGACCTCGGTAAGAAGGACGACGCCGACGACGTCGAGGCGAAGGACGCCAAGGCCGAGGGCGACACCGAAGCGAAGTAG
- the ruvC gene encoding crossover junction endodeoxyribonuclease RuvC, with product MRVLGVDPGLTRCGVGVVEGIPGRPLTMLGVGVVRTPADAETADRLVAIERGIDEWLDAHRPECVAVERVFSQHNVRTVMGTAQASAVAMLCAARRGLPVALHTPSEVKAAVTGTGRADKAQVGAMVTRLLRLDAPPKPADAADALALAICHIWRAPAQNRLQQAVAVHRAMKGRTA from the coding sequence GTGCGAGTGCTGGGTGTGGACCCGGGGCTGACCCGGTGCGGCGTCGGGGTCGTCGAGGGTATCCCGGGCCGTCCGCTGACCATGCTGGGCGTCGGTGTGGTGCGTACGCCCGCCGATGCCGAAACCGCTGACCGGCTGGTCGCCATCGAGCGCGGCATAGATGAGTGGCTGGATGCGCACCGGCCCGAATGCGTGGCCGTGGAGCGGGTGTTCAGCCAGCACAACGTCCGTACGGTCATGGGCACCGCCCAGGCCAGCGCGGTCGCCATGCTCTGCGCCGCCCGTCGTGGACTGCCCGTCGCCCTCCACACGCCCAGCGAGGTCAAGGCCGCGGTCACCGGCACCGGCCGCGCCGACAAGGCACAGGTGGGCGCCATGGTCACCCGGCTGCTACGGCTGGACGCGCCACCGAAACCGGCCGACGCGGCGGACGCACTGGCGCTCGCCATCTGCCACATCTGGCGTGCTCCCGCCCAGAACCGTCTTCAGCAAGCCGTCGCCGTCCATCGAGCCATGAAAGGCCGCACCGCATGA
- the ruvB gene encoding Holliday junction branch migration DNA helicase RuvB, with protein sequence MNWDDTAAMTEHAASGRLVGGGADGEDQAVEAALRPKDLGEFIGQEKVREQLDLVLRAARARGATADHVLLSGAPGLGKTTLSMIIAAEMGAPIRITSGPAIQHAGDLAAILSSLQEGEVLFLDEIHRMSRPAEEMLYMAMEDFRVDVIVGKGPGATAIPLELPPFTLVGATTRAGLLPPPLRDRFGFTGHMEFYEPTELERVVHRSAGLLDVGIEARGAAEIAGRSRGTPRIANRLLRRVRDYAQVKADGVITRDIAAAALAVYEVDSRGLDRLDRAVLEALLKLFGGGPVGLSTLAVAVGEERETVEEVAEPFLVREGLLARTPRGRIATPAAWAHLGITPPGSGSGQQGLFGA encoded by the coding sequence GTGAACTGGGACGACACCGCAGCGATGACCGAGCACGCCGCGAGCGGGCGTCTTGTCGGCGGGGGCGCCGACGGCGAGGACCAGGCCGTCGAGGCGGCGCTGCGGCCGAAGGACCTGGGCGAGTTCATCGGGCAGGAGAAGGTCCGGGAGCAGCTCGACCTGGTCCTGCGAGCAGCCAGGGCGCGCGGGGCCACCGCCGACCATGTGCTGCTGTCGGGTGCGCCGGGGCTGGGCAAGACCACACTGTCGATGATCATCGCCGCGGAGATGGGCGCGCCCATCCGGATCACGAGCGGTCCCGCCATCCAGCACGCCGGGGACCTGGCGGCGATTCTCTCCTCGCTCCAGGAGGGCGAGGTGCTGTTCCTCGACGAGATCCACCGGATGTCCCGGCCCGCCGAGGAGATGCTCTACATGGCCATGGAGGACTTCCGGGTCGACGTCATCGTCGGCAAGGGCCCGGGTGCCACGGCCATCCCGCTGGAGCTGCCGCCGTTCACCCTGGTCGGGGCCACCACCCGGGCCGGGCTGCTGCCGCCGCCGCTGCGCGACCGTTTCGGGTTCACCGGGCACATGGAGTTCTACGAGCCGACCGAGCTGGAGCGGGTGGTGCACCGCTCGGCGGGGCTGCTCGACGTCGGCATAGAGGCCCGGGGGGCCGCCGAGATCGCCGGCCGCTCGCGCGGTACGCCCCGTATCGCCAACCGGCTGCTGCGCCGGGTCCGCGACTACGCCCAGGTCAAGGCGGACGGCGTCATCACCCGTGACATCGCCGCCGCGGCCCTGGCCGTGTACGAGGTCGACTCGCGCGGCCTGGACCGGCTGGACCGGGCCGTTCTGGAGGCGCTGCTCAAGCTGTTCGGCGGCGGGCCGGTCGGCCTGTCCACGCTGGCGGTGGCCGTCGGGGAGGAGCGCGAGACGGTCGAGGAGGTCGCGGAGCCGTTCCTCGTACGGGAAGGGCTGCTCGCCCGCACTCCGCGTGGCCGGATCGCGACGCCCGCGGCCTGGGCCCATCTCGGGATCACGCCGCCCGGGTCAGGAAGCGGACAACAGGGCCTGTTCGGGGCGTGA
- the secD gene encoding protein translocase subunit SecD has protein sequence MAAPKKGRGPAARAQGKPGRALALILIVMVALVGGMFWSGSLSPRLGIDLAGGTSITLSAENEPGKPNAINKTNMDTAVSIIERRVNGMGVSEAEVQQQGDRNIIVNIPKATDSEQARKQVGTTAQLYFRPVLTVAGAAPLPQQPAAKGSPSASPSGKSSAKPSSSPTTQGRAVTEGLEKAPSPTATATAAASDKPKTPESPKPSASGDAAAAAALDKQFAALDCTPGKNRSNPAQHAKPTEPTVACSSEGDAKYILGPAEVEGTDVDGAKAVLDPQRGMWIVTMDFTDKGSKKFQTITGRLSQQPEPQNQFAIVLDGEVVSAPRVNQALGGSAEISGNFTQESATELANILSYGALPLTFHESSVTSVTAALGGEQLQAGLIAGAIGIALVVIYLVVYYRGLSLIAILSLMVSAVLTYSLMSLLGPAIGFALNLPAVCGAIVAIGITADSFIVYFERIRDEIRDGRTLRPAVERAWPRARRTILVSDFVSFLAAAVLFVVTVGKVQGFAFTLGLTTLLDVVVVFLFTKPVMTLLARTKFFGNGHPWSGLDPKRLGAKPPLRRTRRVSATIDPKEA, from the coding sequence GTGGCAGCACCGAAGAAAGGCCGAGGGCCAGCGGCGAGGGCACAGGGAAAGCCCGGGCGCGCCCTGGCCCTGATCCTGATCGTCATGGTCGCACTCGTCGGCGGGATGTTCTGGTCGGGTTCGCTGAGCCCGCGGCTGGGCATCGACCTGGCCGGCGGTACGAGCATCACGCTCAGCGCCGAGAACGAGCCCGGCAAGCCGAACGCCATCAACAAGACCAACATGGACACGGCAGTCAGCATCATCGAGCGCCGTGTCAATGGTATGGGCGTGTCGGAGGCCGAGGTCCAGCAGCAGGGCGATCGCAACATCATCGTCAACATCCCCAAGGCGACGGACTCGGAGCAGGCCCGGAAGCAGGTCGGCACGACCGCCCAGCTGTACTTCCGGCCCGTGCTGACTGTCGCCGGGGCCGCGCCGCTGCCGCAGCAGCCTGCCGCCAAGGGCTCCCCGAGCGCCTCGCCGAGCGGCAAGTCGTCGGCCAAGCCCTCGTCGAGCCCCACCACTCAGGGCCGTGCCGTCACCGAGGGCCTGGAGAAGGCCCCGTCGCCGACCGCGACCGCGACCGCGGCCGCCTCGGACAAGCCGAAGACCCCCGAGAGCCCCAAGCCCTCCGCCTCGGGTGACGCGGCCGCTGCCGCCGCGCTCGACAAGCAGTTCGCCGCGCTCGACTGCACCCCGGGCAAGAACCGCTCGAACCCCGCCCAGCACGCCAAGCCGACCGAGCCGACCGTCGCGTGCAGCTCCGAGGGCGATGCCAAGTACATCCTCGGCCCGGCCGAGGTCGAGGGCACCGACGTCGACGGCGCCAAGGCCGTGCTGGACCCCCAGCGTGGCATGTGGATCGTCACGATGGACTTCACCGACAAGGGCTCGAAGAAGTTCCAGACGATCACCGGCCGGCTCTCGCAGCAGCCGGAGCCGCAGAACCAGTTCGCCATCGTCCTCGACGGCGAGGTCGTCTCCGCCCCGCGCGTGAACCAGGCACTGGGCGGCAGCGCCGAGATCTCCGGCAACTTCACCCAGGAGTCCGCCACCGAACTGGCGAACATCCTGTCGTACGGTGCGCTCCCGCTCACCTTCCACGAGTCGAGCGTCACCAGCGTGACCGCCGCGCTCGGCGGCGAGCAGCTGCAGGCGGGCCTCATCGCCGGTGCGATCGGCATCGCCCTGGTCGTGATCTACCTGGTGGTCTACTACCGAGGTCTGTCCCTGATCGCGATCCTCAGCCTGATGGTCTCGGCGGTCCTGACCTACTCGTTGATGTCCCTGCTCGGTCCGGCCATCGGCTTCGCGCTGAACCTGCCGGCCGTCTGTGGTGCCATCGTCGCGATCGGTATCACCGCGGACTCGTTCATCGTGTACTTCGAACGCATCCGTGACGAGATCCGCGACGGCCGTACGCTGCGTCCGGCCGTCGAGCGGGCCTGGCCGCGTGCCCGGCGCACCATCCTGGTGTCGGACTTCGTGTCGTTCCTCGCCGCCGCGGTGCTCTTCGTCGTCACCGTCGGCAAGGTGCAGGGCTTCGCGTTCACCCTCGGTCTGACGACGCTCCTCGACGTCGTCGTGGTGTTCCTCTTCACCAAGCCGGTGATGACCCTGCTCGCGCGTACGAAGTTCTTCGGAAACGGCCATCCGTGGTCCGGACTGGACCCGAAGCGTCTCGGCGCCAAGCCGCCGCTGCGTCGCACCCGTCGTGTCTCCGCCACCATCGACCCGAAGGAGGCGTGA
- the ruvA gene encoding Holliday junction branch migration protein RuvA: MIAFVTGPVAALAPTTAVIEIGGIGMAVQCTPNTLSGLRVGEEARLATSLVVREDSLTLYGFADDDERQVFELLQTASGVGPRLAQAMLAVHTPDALRLAVSTGDEKALTAVPGIGKKGAQKLLLELKDRLGEPTGAHIGRQGAAAVAPAAWHNQLHSALIGLGYAPREADEAVAAVTPQAESMPEPNVGALLRAALQTLNRTR; the protein is encoded by the coding sequence ATGATCGCCTTTGTTACGGGGCCGGTGGCCGCCCTCGCCCCGACCACGGCCGTGATCGAGATCGGTGGCATCGGCATGGCCGTCCAGTGCACGCCGAACACGCTCTCCGGGCTGAGGGTCGGTGAGGAGGCCAGACTGGCCACCTCCCTGGTCGTCCGGGAGGACTCGCTCACCCTCTACGGCTTCGCCGACGACGACGAGCGGCAGGTCTTCGAGTTGCTCCAGACCGCCAGCGGTGTCGGCCCGCGCCTGGCTCAGGCCATGCTCGCCGTGCACACCCCGGACGCGCTGCGTCTCGCGGTCTCGACCGGCGACGAGAAAGCGCTGACGGCTGTCCCCGGGATCGGCAAGAAGGGCGCGCAGAAGCTGCTGCTCGAGCTCAAGGACCGGCTGGGCGAGCCCACCGGAGCGCACATCGGCCGCCAGGGCGCGGCCGCCGTCGCCCCGGCCGCGTGGCACAACCAGCTCCACTCCGCGCTGATCGGCCTCGGTTATGCGCCGAGGGAGGCCGACGAAGCGGTGGCCGCGGTGACGCCGCAGGCCGAGTCCATGCCGGAGCCCAATGTCGGCGCGCTGCTGCGCGCGGCCTTGCAGACCCTGAACCGCACGCGATGA